Within Peromyscus leucopus breed LL Stock chromosome 7, UCI_PerLeu_2.1, whole genome shotgun sequence, the genomic segment AATCAAGACACCTCTGAAAGGAAACACACTATAAATAGAAGACAATGTCCACTCTGTTCCAGATTGCCAATTAGTCCCTAATCAGAACAGCAAGGTGAGTTGTTCTATCCCTACAGCTTCTGAGAAATTATGTAGTCAGTGACCACAGCTGCCTTGTCCCATGTCTTAATGGGGAAGGGAGGGCTGGCTGAGAAGTCTAAGGCAGGAAGTGAGGCTGCAAGAGACACGCTGGAGAGTCTGTGGGGCGAGTGGTAGAACTAGGGTCTCCCTTGCTTCCAACTCACTCCAGTGCTCTTTTCCCAAGCACATTCTGGCTACAGAATCTAACCTTATACAGTATACAGTGATCTCGACCCACTATAACCTACATGCTGAGGGGGGAGGGTCATTCACACCTCAGATGCTGCATGACCTATGAAACTGCAACATCAGACCATGTGATGATAAAGTTTCACTAGAATCTCAATTTTCTAGCTGAGAGAGACAAAATTATGAGGGGCCATTTGTTTACTGGAAATCATGATTTAACAtgtcctctctgtttctttctgggTACTGCCTATGTGTTAGTGTGCCTTGCAGTGTGATAAATACTTGCTGTCTGTTACCTTATTTCATTCAAAACAGATGTTAGACATAGTGAATATTCTTctggatcagtggttctcaaccttcctaatgctatgaccctttaatagagttcctcaagctgtggtgacccccaaccaaaaatcattttcattgataattcgtaactgtaattttggtactgttatgaatcataatgtaaatatctgatatgcaggtatTTTTTCTTGACCCCTGGAACAAGGTCTTTTGTCCCCAAAGGACTCATGATCAATAGCTTGAGAACCATGGTTCAAAGGAATTGATAGTATCATTTTTTAAGTAATCCTGGTGGTTCCTGATTAAGAACTATAGAACTACAATGGAGCAGAAATTTCCTGTACTCCTTTTTACCGCTAGAAATGAAAACGTAGTTTCCAAGAGAGACGTGAATAGCTTATATTGAGACATACTGTTGATACTGCTTTTGAAGTATTCCATCCACTGGCGGATTGTGGAATCACCCATCAGATGGATGAATTTTCCTCTCAGGCAGTCCTTCATTTTGATCGGAGCCAAACTACAGGAGGCTGGAGTCCAGGTGTTTTTCCAGACGTGCCCACTGGGGACTGCAGATGCCTTCCCAAGCTTACATCTCTCTTTTGCTGGAACAGCTTCTTCTGCCAAGAAATCAGCAAGATTGAGTCTTCTAAAACACTGTTCTATTCACCTGTGTTTAAGAGCCTTCCATCTTTCCCAAAGAACCCTCTAGATAGGCGTGTGGGTATTTGGTGACAATGAAAAGAAgcttattaaattattttcataatagaatatttattttcagtaaaagttTCCTCTGATGTGAGTTTCCTAAGTGATACCTATTAATGTTTATATGAAAGTATATGGGGTTTTTCTTCTCAGAATAAAAATGATCTTCAACTAAAATTTAACTATTTGTTAGCCCTGCCATGAGAACAGCCTCATCAATTCTTATATAGGGTGAGAGCTCTTCAATGTGAGCGTGTTATTCGAAATGGCTCCTGAGCTTGTCACATGCTCTCATAGTGTCTAAAATGTCACCATGAACATATGAATGCTTTGAGATAAATGCAGGGTGAAGTTGGCTATAAATTGGCCAATTTGCATTgagagagacctggaggtctaagAAGGGCCAGATCTTCAACCTTAGTCTCTGGGTAATGAAGAGACCTGGGAAGGTATGGGTGTGTAGGTGGCATGCATGGTGTGGCAGCAGGTTTGGGGTCACATTTATTCATCACTCACAAAGGGTAAGCTAATATTTTAACAACTACTATGAAGGTACTGATATGTATGTGAGAAAAGAACTaccatttctctccctcttcctctctaagtctgtctttgagacaaggtctcatgtagcccaggcttgctttcaACTTGGTATGTAggtgaggatggccttgaatacCTCACGATCCTGCCGACAATTCCAGATTTTAGAAATCATGGGTGTGGGTTTATGTGGTCCTGAGGGTCATGAATAGGACTTTGGGCTTCCTGGGTAAGCACGACACATCACTTCTGCAATCAGAAACATGTGTTTTCCTTCTATGATGAAAAATGTCTTAGCAATGAGCAAAATTTCCATGGTGAATGTGGAGAGACAAAAGATACAGTTGTCTTAAATCATTTTAGGTGGTATTTGAGAGCTgttcaaaggagagagagagagacagagagagagagagagagagagagagagagagagagagagagagagagagagaaagagagagagaagtgaataCACATATgaggttctttgaaaaaatttcaTACACCAAGAATGAAGCATGGTTGTAAATTGAATCCTAGATGGCACATTGGAGATGTCTAAGGTATAATTCtagggaggctgggaagatggcaggagatggtggtggtggggatgaagAACTAGGTAAAGACTTGGGAGAGAGTTTTGTCAATTGCAGCTTGTTGTGTAGGATGGGCAGATGACTTTCTAACTGAGGAATCGATTGCTGAGATATGTGGGTACTAAAGCAAGCACAAAAGATCCTAGTGAATCCAAACATTCATTCGCCTACGGACTTTGTGCCTTGGCCCACCTTATGAGAACAGAGACAGTGACCAAGtccagcagagagagaaggacctTTAAATGGGTCCAGGGTTAAGCACTGCCCGCCAAGCACAGAACCACTTACTGTTGCATTTGGAGACACTAATCACATTGGATTTTCCCATAATCTCCACACCTATATTTGACCTTAAAGAGACAGATACAGAAATTAATCTGCAGTGGCCTCAACTCAAGCATAGTTCCAGAGCCCAGATTGGCCAATCCTTCTGCTACTTCTCAGTGATAATCTAATTTCCCTGCCTAGAATTTCAGGTCATTTAGTAAGTttccctttatttgtttcatagttcatagGAGCTAGGGATCCAAAAGGTATGTATGCAATGCAGTGTATTGAGACACAGAAAAAATGAttagaagaaacacacacagacacacacacacacagacacacacacacacacacacacacacacacacacagttctctttccttttgttcttagTCAACCTGCATTTTTTAGGTTCATTGATAAGTATTACTTATCACCAATGTCTGAGGACCCCTGGAGACTGAATACTGTCCCCAAATGAATTCACAGGTCCCCTCGCAAAGGACTCTTTTTACAGAGTCCCTGAATTACAGTGGTTAGAATACATTCCCTGCATCCTAGATTACCAATTTCTCCCCAGAaatgtgaaataataataatttacctTTCAAAGAGGCTCCTCTCTTGCTGACTAAGATAGGAAACTTTTACGTTCTTCGAATGCATGTGGGTAAGAGCTGCACAGGGTACATTTGGAGGCTTCACACAGTAGAACGCTTCTTGATCCTGGGCATCCAGATATTGGCACAGCTCGACACTTGAGTTTAGAACCAAGGCACACTCAGTGTGGACCTGAGAGGTTCCATTTACAAACCGGCCAGTGAAGATGATTCTATCATAGCCCTGTTTCCTTGCTCTCCAGAGAGCTGACACCCCTTCACTGGGATGGATGAGCAGGACAGACAGGGCCACCGGGCCCTCCCAGAACAGAGTGAAGCTGATCAGGTAGGTGCCATTGTTGAAGTCTGTCACCTTTCCAgaagctcctgccttcagggctggggaggacaTCCTGGCCCTCAGGAAGTCTCCACCATACTCCTTCCTGTGTCCCAGGTGGTCCCTGGCTTCCAACAGCACATCCAGCTTGTCCCCCACGCAGTGTGTGTCTCGAGGGTTGAGGATggtggctgtgctgtgtgtggcaCTGGTGGTGGTGTTGAGGTGGGTAAAAGGCCTGGGAGGGATCTGTTGGTCTAGTTTCTCTAGGACCTCCCTGACTCTCAGCTCTGTCCCTTTTGGAGAAACCGGTAGGTTCAGAGGCACTGTAGGGCATGAGGATGTTGTGACCAAATTCCAGCGACTCAAGGGCACAGGCAACTTGAACTGAACCCATATCTGAATGGGTAAGAAATAGaatagagaacaaagaaaaagttaCTATTTAATGTAGAATGTAAAAAGTTTTGGTAGGTTAACCAACTTTTGTCTTTTATAGAACACTGAGAGGTGTAGAATTCACATTACATTAAGATTTTGTGGTCACATATGTTTCACACAGAGATGTCTTTATTTAAACTGTCAATATAACTCTGGTTTTCAATGACTTATTTTGTAAACACATTCAACCTCCAATAGCCCTTGCTGGGATCTTCTTCAAAATGGTGGTGAtatgggggtggagagagggctgagcagttaagagtgcttgctgttccaaagagaacctgagttcaactgCCAttggctaacaaccacctgtatctccagctccaggtgatgtgacaccatcttctggcctctaggtaCTGCACTCACATAAGTgtaaatcagtttttttttttatcaactatcATGTCATAATTATGTTCCTTGAATGGTTATTGTGAGTATTATGGAATAATATGGTGTGCTGACtaatcttatgtcaacttgacacaagctacagttatcagagaggagggagcctcgattgagaaaatgacccataagattgggctatacataagtctgtagggcattttcttcattagtgattgatgtgcaAGGGCTCACCTCATTGTGGGTGGAGCTAcctctgggctagtggtcctgtgTGCTATAAaaagtaagctgagcaagccatgaggaacaagccagtatgaggcacccctccatggcttcttaaTCAGTTCCTgagtccaggttcctgccctgtttgagtacctatcctgacttccttcaatgatggactatgatgtagaaatataagacaaatgaacactttcctcctcaagttgctttcggtcatagtgtttcatcacatcaatagaaataCTAACTGGGACACATGGGAAACTTCAGAAAGACATTGGTCTCATGGCAAGTGGGCCTGTCTCTATGATTTGAAAAGGTATTTAAAAGTATCCTAGCATTTCCAAGGAAGTAATAATAAGATGGATCATTGCTATCACTCACTAATTAGACTTTTCAGTAAATGCAAAGTAGCTTGCGTGAACCCAATTCTTGtgtagataataataataaactgtgaACAAGAATATGTTTAATAGATAGCTCTCTAAAAGCAGTGAAAGCTGAATCAGGACAACTGCAAATTTGAGAGTGAGCTTGAGCTCTACAGCAAAAGAAGGGCTAACCTATGCTACAGAGTGAATCCAtatatcacaaaaacaaaaaaaaagttctgcaaacaaataaaagcaactaACCACTACCACCAACTAAAGCCCCACTCCATAGCAGAGAAGCAACCaatgaaatagagaaaacaaacaacaaagccaacactaacaaaataaaatgtaagcctTAAACGCTGCAATGAGGTAAAAGTTTGAATATATATTTAGACTGCCTGGTACTGGAGGAGGGAAATGTTTCCCACTCGTAATTATCCACAGTTTTCAGAAGGCAGGTCCATTTTAGTACATAGAAATGAATGTATTCTGTCCTACAGAAGTTTCCTTAAGGCCGGTGCAAACACAGGCTGTGGACCTTGTCAAACAATGGCTGCACTTATCCACAAGCAGCACAGAGCAGTGTCTGTGTAAGCATACACGTGAATGGCTGCCTATAAAGCTTgcccttcctctggcttccccatCTCTGAGAAGTACCCTTTGTCCTGGGTCCCAGCTTATACATGAAAGGTTTGGGATGTTCCTCACTTGTTGCCCTGTTTAACAATTGTCAGTAATGCTGGTTTGTGAAAGCTGCTTGATAAGCCATATTGAGCACATCGAACTTTGTTCCAGTTGGTAGGTCTTTGCAACTTACATTTTCCTAGATACACAGCatcaagtaaaacagaaaaagagactaGTTCCTTACCTTCCATGGGTTTCTGAAAACTGTGAACGAGACCCAGAAGATAACTATGAACAGCAGCACCCACAGTGACTTAAGACTGGTCATTGTTTTCATGGTTTGAATTGTCCTAGGACAGAATCACAGAAACTCATCATGgaatgaaacagaaaggaaatcacACACAGGTGTGGTACACTCATGGCTCCTGATTCCTTTGCTCTCAGTTAAGTTATTCTCAGGTGACATCTTGGCCCTCCTGTTTGTTCCTGCTGTCCCCCAGCCTCTGTCATCCCATTAGCTATCAGTTTGGAGCCCACCAGCAGCTAAGATACCATGAACCTGAAGTGGGCAGGACAGTCACATCTAGGTGGATCCTCCAGGTTATACCACCTCCcagattctcttttctctcctcgaAACCACAAAGAGCAGACCAAATACTTCACCAATAATGATACCAAGAACTGTGACAACATCTAATAGAAGATGGTCTACCAGTCTTCACGGAGTCTCTTTATCATCAGTTTTTCGGCCACCTCTCAACCTTAAAACGAATTACTTTAAAACTCTTAcctattacttaaaaaaaaaaagcccttgaaTCTTTAACTCGTTTTCCCCTCCACTTATATGAACAATTAGTCTTTGATCTGAAATCTGATTCATCTTTTTCAGCTTAGATTAGCTGGGCGGGGTTACTGCTCAACAGTACAGAATGTAGGAAAAGACAAGTCATTTCGTTTGGACACCACCCTCATTTCTAAGACCTGGGTGAGCTTGTTGGGGAGGCTCCTTCTGTGGCCGGTAGGGTGCTACCACTGCATGGCCTTCCTGCACCATAGCACATCACAGAGGCAAGCTGCAGGGCATAGGATAGAGGCTACTTTTCAGTGGGATTCACACCCTTCACCCGAAGGGGAAATCTAGATGGCAAAACCCCAGTGACCAAGTCAAGCAGAGGCTGAAATGAGGGGCAGAATTTAGATATTCAGAATTTCTAAGAAGCCTTGTCCTCGGAGGAATGACTGGAACTCTTCTGCCTCCAAGGGGTTTTAGTTATATGATTATGAAATAAGTGCCGGCTTCTTTTCTTGATGAAAATCTGGGTAATGAGGAATCACTTGGGTGCAGGTGTTAGTTATAGGCATGCTATTTTACAATAGGGAAGAATGCATGGTTTAAAGTACAGTGTTTCTCCATAAGAGTTCTTACTTCTCAAGAGATCTTGCTTGATTCACATGTGGAAATgagtctgtagcatgaatctccaaagttcttattaataaaaacaaacccagagccaggtatttgggtgaacactgaatgacCAGCGAGATACAACCAGCCACAGttacttcaccttgccaattcctcagctgatcctgtttcttcagactggaagcctctgagtcctcatctagaatgaatctcagctaaaatgtttgttgctcaaaagcctaaaagcttaaccagctctaggtCCTGGTCCTCACCTCTTATATAccttttttgctttctgccatcacttcctggtattaatggcatgtgtcaccagacttgattgtttccagtgtggctttgaactcacagagatccagatggatctctgcctctggaatgctaggattaacggcgtgtgtgccaccattttctagcctctgtatctatggctgttctgttctctgaccccagataagtttattagggtgcacaatactttggggaacaaaatatcaccacatgaatCTTCTTGTGTGCAAATTATTACCGCTGTCCTTCAAAGATCCCTGAAGGggtgtttctgttcttgtttaggTGGCTGTTCTTGGATGATTGGACCAAAGATTTAGAccagcaggaagaagaaaagcaggccGGACTGCCcaggtagctctggctggtgCAGAGTATAAACACTAATGGATTAGTTTTAAccagcctgggctgggctgggctgctaATGCCTGAAACCTGTCTTATTTGCAACTGAGCCAACACTTTCTTGGAAAGTACTGAGGATGGGTTATTGTGTAACTGCCTTTGAGAAGTCAGGGTGCAGCCTGACCCCTATCTTCATTTCAAGGAAATGTCCTCTGTTGACATTTATTCTAGAAAGACCTCTATCCCAGGCACGAATTAAGAAAGTGTTCTAGTTTCATACTATTGTTAGGACCatgtaggcctcaaactcagagatctttttgcctctgcctctgagtgttgggattaaaggccatcaCTGCTCAGTTGGGTTTTTCCTGTAAGGGATGGAATGGACAGAAGACTGGAGAGGAGATGCTTTCCAGCCTGGTGTCCTTTGCATTATCTGTGTGGCCAGAGATTTTTCTGGCTTTGAAAATGAATGACACTTGTTTAGGGTTtattgctgtgagaaacaccatgaccatgcatccttttttttttcttttaagttttttgagacagggtttctctggctgtcctaaaacgtGCTTTGTataccagggtggcctcaaactcacagagatctactacctcttcctcctgagtgctgagtatGTCAGCACTTCCAGGCTCAAGGCAGGCCCATGGAAACTATTGCAAAGGcagacatttaattgagggctggcttacagattcagaggtttagtccattatcatggcagggagcatggtggcatgcaggcagacctggtgctagagaaggaaccACTAGATCTTGATATGTGggtaacaggaagtagactgtctcattgggagtagcttgagcataagagacctcaaagcccacctccacagtgacacacttcctctaacaaggttaCACCTACTCGCACAAAGGCACatctcctaatggtgccactccctctgggggtcatcttctttcaaaccaccatgtttCATTCTCTGACCCCCAATAGCTTAAAGCCATGTCATAATGTGTAATGCACTCagtacaacttcaaaagtccccatagtctagaacagtctcaaacttaattaaaagtataaagttcaaattctcttctgagattcatgcaatctcttaactgtgatcCCCTGTACAATCAAAACCCAAAAGCAGACCGCATGCTTCCAACATATAGTGGCACAGTGTATATATTACTGTTCCAAAACATAGGAaatggagcatagtgaggaaatactggaccaaagcaagtcCAAAAATCATCTAGGAAAATTCCAAACATTGTATCTCCATGTCTCATGTCAAAATGATCTTCAGAGCTCCAGTTCAGTTCAGCTTggttgactgtaacacacttgGTTCTCTTGGGCTAGATCCACTCCCTGTTCACAGCTTTCCTTGGTgagtatcccatgactctggtatCTTTAacttggagtctccaaggcaatccatgcTTCAGCTTCACAGTTTCACTAATTGCCCTCTCTAGGTCTTCATGCACGACagccctgacacatgcctggccccGGTGGCTTTCTTTAGTTGTTCCTtgtctctaaagccagaaccatgtggccaaagctgcctagttctgctgcttcctggggtTGGAATATGGCCCCCTCATTCAGTTACATCATTACCAGCTTCCTGTTCCCCAtcttcactgcctaaacttggctgtcctgaaactggatctgtagaccaggtttcctcaaactaagagatccaccagcctctgccttcccagtgctgggaataaaggcatgcaccaccacacctacctggatctaagcttttctttaatttattttcacaagttggagacgtagctgggtgggatcttgccctgaggtcaccacaccctttattccatttcttaatctgttttatCTTCTTGAGTGCAGGATTTCACTCCATTCCACTTTCTAGTGCTTCTTTtctcatcaaatatttttctttgctcagcttgctctttttcattatatatcttca encodes:
- the LOC114690224 gene encoding NXPE family member 4-like, coding for MKTMTSLKSLWVLLFIVIFWVSFTVFRNPWKIWVQFKLPVPLSRWNLVTTSSCPTVPLNLPVSPKGTELRVREVLEKLDQQIPPRPFTHLNTTTSATHSTATILNPRDTHCVGDKLDVLLEARDHLGHRKEYGGDFLRARMSSPALKAGASGKVTDFNNGTYLISFTLFWEGPVALSVLLIHPSEGVSALWRARKQGYDRIIFTGRFVNGTSQVHTECALVLNSSVELCQYLDAQDQEAFYCVKPPNVPCAALTHMHSKNVKVSYLSQQERSLFERSNIGVEIMGKSNVISVSKCNKEAVPAKERCKLGKASAVPSGHVWKNTWTPASCSLAPIKMKDCLRGKFIHLMGDSTIRQWMEYFKSSINTLRSVDLHETGKLQQQLVVDLDENIKIQWTKHSYPFITSLAYSVKEMEYIARIIDRTGGEKNTVIVISLGQHFRPFPIDLFIRRALNVHKALQRLLLRSPDTMVVLKTENIREMSSDVERLGDFYGYTQYLALKDIFQDLNVGVIDAWDMTIAYGTNDVHPPQHVVGSQINIFLNYIC